The proteins below come from a single uncultured Dethiosulfovibrio sp. genomic window:
- a CDS encoding DUF3311 domain-containing protein, which yields MGLTRGERKVLWCFALIVAGYMPPVLNLANRVSPVIFGVPFILFWSGLMVPITTCLMTYAYIVRAKEDGEDR from the coding sequence GTGGGTCTTACAAGAGGAGAGCGAAAGGTGCTTTGGTGCTTTGCGCTGATAGTGGCGGGCTATATGCCCCCTGTGTTGAACCTGGCAAACCGGGTGAGTCCGGTTATTTTCGGGGTGCCTTTCATCCTATTCTGGTCCGGCCTGATGGTCCCCATAACCACCTGCCTGATGACCTACGCCTACATCGTCAGGGCAAAAGAGGACGGTGAGGACAGATGA
- a CDS encoding MFS transporter, with protein sequence MSGLFWRCFTGAYLIQAMLAVGFLFPVVLSAQGYSIGVIGWSMSALNLAAIISRPLGGWATERWGFSGALFMAGILSLAATASIWIAPGMAGMISFRAGLGMVGGVAMVAISTFQGLVIPEAKRGPLFAIMGIAYVLPQITVVPLGEWLLNKNMETSYLMIPAILTVLAALMGRGLPSPESLRQDEEKEDWGSWGDCFGTSGVWAMILTLVSFSVLNSTTLQFLSLPVREKGLSASLFYTVNAVTCVALRVFGSELIKDVPRYLLGCVSITVMAVALTGALAADSSFTLILAAMGYGLGMGFGFPVMLALIPDVFPPRLMPKGSSIGMLSMDLGFALSPLIIGVLSAYLGTPGAMRAIAWAQLAIAPTALILWRISRKRAESSLTL encoded by the coding sequence ATGAGCGGACTTTTCTGGAGATGTTTTACCGGTGCCTATCTTATACAGGCCATGCTGGCGGTGGGGTTTCTGTTTCCCGTGGTCCTCTCCGCTCAGGGCTATTCCATAGGGGTTATAGGATGGTCCATGTCCGCCCTGAACCTGGCGGCGATTATATCCCGTCCTCTGGGAGGATGGGCCACCGAGAGGTGGGGCTTCAGCGGCGCCCTATTTATGGCGGGAATCCTGTCTTTAGCCGCCACCGCCTCCATATGGATCGCCCCGGGGATGGCGGGGATGATATCCTTTCGAGCGGGGCTTGGAATGGTAGGAGGGGTGGCCATGGTGGCCATATCCACCTTTCAGGGGCTGGTGATTCCGGAGGCGAAAAGAGGGCCTCTTTTCGCCATAATGGGCATAGCTTACGTCCTCCCTCAGATAACCGTGGTCCCTCTGGGAGAGTGGCTTTTAAACAAAAACATGGAGACCTCCTACCTGATGATCCCCGCTATCCTGACGGTATTAGCCGCCCTTATGGGGAGAGGGCTACCTTCCCCTGAGTCGTTGAGACAGGACGAGGAAAAAGAGGATTGGGGAAGCTGGGGCGACTGCTTTGGCACCTCCGGCGTATGGGCCATGATACTCACGCTGGTATCCTTCTCGGTGCTAAACTCTACGACCTTACAGTTTTTGTCCCTTCCGGTGAGGGAAAAGGGCCTGTCGGCGAGCCTTTTCTACACCGTAAACGCCGTGACCTGCGTCGCCCTAAGGGTATTCGGAAGCGAGCTGATAAAGGACGTCCCCAGATATCTGTTAGGGTGCGTCTCCATAACCGTTATGGCGGTCGCCCTTACAGGGGCCCTGGCGGCGGACAGCTCTTTCACCTTGATTCTCGCCGCTATGGGGTACGGCTTGGGAATGGGCTTCGGTTTTCCTGTGATGCTGGCCCTCATTCCGGACGTATTCCCTCCCAGGCTCATGCCTAAAGGTTCCTCCATAGGCATGTTGTCAATGGACCTGGGCTTCGCCCTGTCGCCGCTTATAATAGGGGTCCTGTCCGCCTACCTTGGCACCCCTGGAGCCATGAGGGCCATAGCCTGGGCCCAGCTGGCAATAGCACCAACAGCCCTAATATTGTGGAGAATATCGAGAAAACGGGCGGAATCATCCCTTACATTATGA
- a CDS encoding sodium:solute symporter family protein — protein MTISIYIIFGWLIVTTIVGVLAGRNQAFSMENYFVGGRSFGTFLFYTTAAAEIYSAFAFLGLAGWAYSKGMSIVYAMAYGSIAYGLYFFIGPRINRLGSRLKYISQPDFIADRYESRWLGVFVAFIGVIFSIPYLQLQIMGAGMIVQLASGGAISWQIAVIISFIAAVIFVYVSGLRGIGWTNFLQAIIMLFGMVSIGFIFPHKFFGGTAKVWEILQEIKPNHLTLPDSAGLGIFWVASVSLICGLGFWMWPHIFTATYAAKSEKVVRRNATILPLYSLTMIPIMVVGFTCAAKAGIDPAFAGTITKPDHAMLIALVNNFPPLLAGFIGAGGLAASISTSSGLILTSSNLMARNVIQKGFKPEMDDMAVAKLGRALVPVLTVLAVLLAIFAPSMLVSLLLVGYSGVTQFFPAVLLGLFAKWPTKAGIVTGLLAGLATVVAIKFMGVPSPMGLHEGFVGLIVNFAVVAVISSFTPKISPSTIDRFESTLR, from the coding sequence ATGACCATCTCCATATACATAATTTTCGGATGGCTCATAGTCACGACGATAGTGGGGGTCCTGGCGGGGAGAAATCAGGCCTTCAGCATGGAGAACTATTTCGTAGGAGGCCGGTCGTTCGGGACGTTCCTCTTCTACACCACCGCAGCGGCGGAGATATACAGCGCCTTCGCCTTTTTAGGTCTGGCGGGATGGGCCTATTCCAAGGGAATGAGCATCGTCTACGCCATGGCCTACGGATCCATCGCATATGGGCTTTATTTCTTCATAGGCCCCAGGATAAACAGGCTGGGATCCAGGCTCAAGTACATAAGCCAGCCCGACTTTATAGCGGACAGATACGAGAGCCGTTGGCTGGGGGTCTTCGTGGCCTTTATAGGGGTCATCTTCTCCATTCCCTACCTCCAGCTTCAGATAATGGGAGCAGGTATGATAGTTCAGTTGGCGTCGGGAGGGGCTATTTCCTGGCAGATCGCTGTTATCATAAGCTTTATAGCGGCGGTGATATTCGTCTACGTCTCGGGGCTCAGGGGGATCGGCTGGACCAACTTCCTTCAGGCAATAATAATGCTCTTCGGTATGGTCTCCATAGGGTTTATATTCCCCCACAAGTTCTTCGGTGGAACGGCGAAGGTCTGGGAGATCCTTCAGGAGATCAAGCCCAACCACCTAACATTGCCCGACAGTGCGGGACTGGGTATATTCTGGGTCGCGTCGGTGTCCCTCATCTGTGGCCTCGGTTTCTGGATGTGGCCCCATATCTTCACCGCGACCTACGCAGCGAAAAGCGAAAAGGTGGTCCGCAGGAACGCCACTATCCTGCCTCTTTACTCCCTCACCATGATACCTATAATGGTGGTCGGCTTTACCTGTGCAGCCAAGGCGGGGATTGATCCAGCCTTTGCGGGGACCATAACAAAACCGGACCATGCGATGCTCATAGCTTTGGTCAACAACTTTCCACCTCTTCTGGCTGGGTTCATAGGGGCAGGAGGCCTGGCGGCATCTATTTCGACTTCCTCGGGGCTCATTCTCACTTCCTCCAACCTGATGGCCAGAAACGTCATACAGAAGGGCTTTAAGCCGGAGATGGATGACATGGCGGTGGCAAAGCTGGGAAGGGCACTGGTGCCGGTCCTGACGGTGTTGGCGGTGCTTTTGGCGATTTTTGCCCCGTCCATGTTGGTGTCGTTGCTCCTGGTGGGATACTCGGGGGTTACCCAGTTCTTCCCTGCGGTCTTGCTCGGTCTCTTCGCCAAATGGCCCACGAAAGCCGGTATCGTGACTGGACTTCTGGCTGGTCTGGCAACGGTGGTGGCCATAAAGTTCATGGGGGTTCCGTCGCCGATGGGCCTTCACGAGGGATTCGTCGGGCTCATAGTCAACTTCGCCGTGGTGGCGGTAATAAGCTCCTTCACGCCAAAGATATCACCCTCCACCATCGACAGGTTTGAGTCCACTTTAAGATAG
- a CDS encoding sodium:solute symporter family protein, with amino-acid sequence MFLVGLGAIVVLFVLLGLRSARSVGSSSDYSVAGRSVGAAGVSGIIMGAIVGGASTVGTVQMAYVSGLSAWWFTLGSALGCLILGLWFAGPLRRSGFVTVPEFLSRNYGRKMSGLSMVSASVGTFLSVVAQFLAGAALFRTILPISPELSAVILGSLILAFTYSGGLKSYSSIGKAKMVALYGTMALCALAASSIASPAELLRALPVRPWFDLFGGGLRADGNALLSMVAGVFCTQIYVQGIFAASDERTAARGAILSAILIPPVGIMGVLTGLAMRASGVSVDPASALPSFITANFHPALAGAMWGVILVTLIGAGAGLSFGIATNLVRDGVIPLTKGKSDGELAMSRWAVALVVAAAGIMACAVQGSQILHWSYLSMGLRGAGTFIPLVVAVMWPERLSPRWALAANGAGLAAMAASGSLHIWLPPMASGIAASAAVTAMGMVRR; translated from the coding sequence TTGTTTCTTGTCGGTTTAGGGGCCATAGTGGTCCTTTTCGTGCTTTTAGGGCTTAGATCCGCCAGGTCGGTGGGATCGTCGTCGGACTACTCGGTCGCCGGTCGGTCCGTCGGTGCCGCTGGAGTAAGCGGGATTATCATGGGAGCTATCGTAGGAGGAGCCTCGACGGTAGGAACGGTTCAGATGGCCTACGTGTCCGGGCTTTCGGCCTGGTGGTTCACCTTAGGTTCCGCTCTAGGCTGTCTCATTCTGGGGCTATGGTTTGCAGGGCCTCTCAGACGATCGGGGTTCGTTACGGTTCCCGAGTTTCTCTCCCGAAACTACGGAAGGAAGATGAGCGGTCTGTCCATGGTCTCCGCCTCGGTGGGGACCTTTCTGTCGGTAGTGGCCCAGTTTCTCGCGGGAGCGGCACTGTTTCGGACCATACTGCCGATCTCGCCGGAACTCTCGGCGGTGATACTGGGCTCTCTCATACTGGCGTTCACCTATTCAGGAGGCCTGAAGAGCTACAGCTCTATAGGGAAAGCAAAGATGGTCGCCCTTTACGGGACAATGGCCCTCTGTGCCCTCGCCGCCTCGTCCATAGCGTCCCCGGCGGAGCTGCTAAGGGCCCTGCCGGTCAGGCCGTGGTTCGACCTTTTCGGAGGAGGGCTCAGAGCCGACGGCAACGCCTTACTGTCCATGGTGGCAGGGGTCTTCTGCACCCAGATATACGTCCAGGGAATCTTCGCTGCCTCCGACGAGAGGACCGCCGCCAGGGGAGCTATCCTCTCGGCTATCCTGATTCCTCCCGTGGGGATAATGGGGGTCCTCACAGGGCTGGCCATGAGGGCATCGGGAGTATCGGTTGACCCGGCGTCGGCGCTACCGTCGTTTATAACCGCCAACTTTCACCCCGCTCTGGCGGGAGCTATGTGGGGAGTTATACTGGTGACCCTCATAGGGGCAGGGGCGGGACTTTCCTTCGGTATAGCCACAAACTTAGTGAGAGACGGCGTAATCCCTTTGACCAAGGGAAAGAGCGACGGCGAGCTGGCGATGAGCCGGTGGGCGGTGGCTCTGGTGGTGGCGGCGGCGGGAATCATGGCCTGCGCCGTCCAGGGCTCTCAGATACTCCACTGGAGCTATCTGAGCATGGGGCTGAGAGGAGCAGGGACATTTATCCCTCTTGTTGTGGCTGTGATGTGGCCTGAGAGGCTATCACCTAGGTGGGCCCTGGCGGCCAACGGGGCGGGACTGGCTGCCATGGCGGCGTCGGGATCCCTCCATATATGGTTGCCACCGATGGCCTCTGGCATAGCGGCAAGTGCCGCCGTGACAGCGATGGGGATGGTGAGAAGATGA
- a CDS encoding amidohydrolase, producing MLVQIREKAREIREEIAQWRHHFHRHPELSHCEFETAATIAQALRDMGYDQVKVGCKGKDICVVADLGQGDKCIALRADIDALAVQEERNVPYRSENDGVMHACGHDAHASMLLGAAKILKGMENDLPGRVRLIFQHAEERGGGAKELVEEGVLDGVDVIFGQHIWSPVPSGSMTYCEGPTMASADMFELKIQGRGGHGSMPHMSVDPVMAACSVVSAWQTIVSREVDPLDAAVISVGEIKSGSVFNAIPDSALIKGTTRTFNQDVRKNIAARMEEVAKAICSAMRCETEFNYSYMLPPTVTDVDFTRFAVGVAKEVLGENKVSEARPTMGAEDFSYYLMERPGTFMFLGTGNEDKDMTYPQHHPKYCVDDDVLELGAAMSASVAWAYLNR from the coding sequence ATGCTCGTACAGATAAGGGAAAAGGCAAGGGAAATAAGGGAAGAGATAGCCCAGTGGAGACACCACTTTCACAGACACCCCGAACTGTCCCACTGCGAGTTCGAGACGGCGGCGACCATCGCCCAAGCCCTGAGGGACATGGGGTACGACCAGGTGAAGGTGGGGTGCAAGGGCAAGGATATCTGTGTGGTAGCGGACCTCGGACAGGGGGATAAGTGCATCGCCCTGAGGGCCGATATAGACGCCCTGGCTGTCCAGGAGGAGAGGAACGTCCCCTACAGGTCGGAAAACGACGGAGTGATGCACGCCTGCGGCCACGACGCCCACGCTTCCATGCTTCTCGGCGCCGCAAAGATCCTCAAGGGAATGGAGAACGACCTCCCCGGCAGGGTACGGCTTATCTTCCAGCACGCCGAGGAAAGAGGCGGCGGAGCCAAGGAACTGGTGGAGGAAGGGGTTCTGGACGGCGTGGACGTGATATTCGGACAGCATATCTGGTCGCCCGTCCCAAGCGGCTCCATGACCTACTGCGAGGGGCCGACTATGGCGTCGGCGGATATGTTCGAGCTCAAGATCCAGGGCAGAGGAGGACACGGCTCTATGCCCCATATGTCGGTGGACCCGGTGATGGCCGCCTGTTCGGTGGTCTCGGCCTGGCAGACCATAGTCAGCCGGGAGGTAGACCCTCTGGACGCCGCGGTTATCTCCGTTGGGGAGATAAAAAGCGGCTCGGTGTTCAACGCTATCCCCGACTCGGCACTGATAAAGGGGACCACCAGGACCTTCAACCAGGACGTCAGAAAGAACATCGCCGCAAGGATGGAGGAGGTAGCCAAGGCTATTTGCTCCGCCATGAGGTGCGAAACGGAGTTCAACTACAGTTACATGCTCCCCCCCACGGTGACCGACGTGGACTTCACCAGGTTTGCCGTCGGAGTGGCTAAAGAGGTCCTAGGCGAGAATAAGGTATCCGAGGCAAGGCCCACCATGGGAGCCGAGGACTTCAGCTATTACCTCATGGAGAGGCCCGGGACCTTCATGTTCCTGGGGACCGGGAACGAGGATAAGGACATGACCTATCCTCAGCATCACCCTAAGTACTGCGTCGACGACGACGTACTTGAGCTAGGGGCCGCTATGTCCGCCTCGGTGGCCTGGGCATATCTGAACCGGTAA
- a CDS encoding S8 family serine peptidase — translation MGRKSLFIALALFLWSNVAFAQSPLAGEYVEGEVLVVLEGTGINTSDVSAFKAGLDSSANALASSVGAKSVGTYSAIAAQSGKNIAHFRAEGKTTAELMEELKAQPGVVGVAPNYVFNASVIPNDPYYASGDLWGMNRIDGPSAWDISSGDRGVFVAVLDTGIKNDHVDLVANIGTDKDGNWGKNLITVGALPADDNGHGTHVAGTIGAMGNNSVGVVGVNWNVSLLSVKVLDSQGSGTGAQIMAGLDYVVAQRKRGLNIKVANMSLGGWGSPIYNVNADPYALAFKAVSDADILLVVAAGNEGQDLDNPGWYDHPTQGWINLAGQRPYPACFPFANMITVGSITPTTFAMSDFSNYSPNFVQLAAPGSGIWSTSDTGGYESMNGTSMATPHVAGAAALVAAVSPAASAREIKARILSNINVNANVSSRFYTKGDLNLLKAVRNDVGYVPATGIAVSTPSVSLDGGNTFQLTATVSPANATNKMVGWSSSNPAVATVSGTGLVRAVSGGTAVISAWSNDGGLLSNTTVSVTGSSSDSGGGCTIGLAPATILLALPLLFLRR, via the coding sequence ATGGGAAGAAAATCGCTGTTTATCGCTTTAGCTCTCTTTCTGTGGAGTAACGTGGCCTTTGCCCAATCCCCTCTGGCCGGGGAGTACGTCGAGGGAGAGGTCTTAGTGGTTCTGGAGGGAACGGGTATCAACACCTCCGATGTCTCGGCCTTCAAGGCCGGTCTTGATTCCTCCGCAAACGCTCTGGCGTCATCAGTCGGAGCCAAGTCGGTGGGGACATACAGCGCGATAGCCGCCCAGAGCGGCAAGAACATCGCCCATTTTAGGGCGGAGGGTAAAACCACCGCAGAGCTCATGGAGGAGCTTAAGGCTCAGCCTGGAGTGGTTGGTGTGGCCCCTAACTACGTTTTTAACGCCTCTGTGATCCCTAATGATCCCTACTATGCCAGTGGTGACCTCTGGGGAATGAACAGAATAGATGGTCCTTCTGCCTGGGATATCTCCTCCGGCGATAGAGGTGTTTTTGTAGCGGTGTTGGACACGGGAATAAAGAACGACCATGTCGATCTGGTGGCTAATATAGGGACCGATAAAGACGGCAACTGGGGAAAAAACCTTATTACCGTTGGAGCTCTTCCCGCCGATGACAACGGTCACGGAACACACGTAGCCGGCACTATTGGGGCTATGGGAAATAACAGCGTTGGAGTTGTCGGTGTGAACTGGAACGTCAGCCTTCTCTCCGTTAAGGTCCTCGACAGCCAGGGTAGTGGCACCGGAGCCCAGATTATGGCTGGCCTTGATTATGTTGTAGCTCAAAGAAAAAGAGGGCTTAATATAAAGGTCGCCAATATGTCTCTCGGCGGTTGGGGGTCACCTATTTATAATGTTAACGCTGACCCCTACGCTCTTGCGTTTAAGGCTGTCTCCGACGCAGATATTCTTCTTGTCGTAGCCGCTGGAAACGAAGGGCAGGATCTCGATAACCCAGGATGGTACGACCACCCGACCCAGGGATGGATAAACCTTGCAGGGCAGAGACCTTATCCTGCCTGTTTCCCCTTCGCTAACATGATTACTGTCGGTTCGATAACGCCTACTACTTTTGCGATGTCGGACTTCTCGAACTACAGCCCGAACTTCGTTCAGCTAGCGGCTCCTGGATCGGGTATATGGAGCACATCTGACACCGGTGGCTACGAAAGTATGAATGGTACCTCCATGGCAACTCCCCATGTTGCAGGTGCCGCCGCTCTCGTCGCTGCTGTAAGCCCTGCCGCTTCAGCCAGGGAGATAAAGGCCAGGATTCTCTCAAACATTAACGTTAACGCCAATGTATCCAGTCGGTTCTACACAAAGGGTGATCTTAACCTCCTGAAGGCCGTTAGAAACGACGTTGGTTACGTGCCCGCTACGGGAATCGCCGTATCTACCCCGTCCGTTTCCCTCGATGGCGGCAACACTTTCCAGCTTACCGCTACCGTCAGCCCGGCTAACGCCACGAATAAAATGGTTGGATGGTCGTCGAGTAACCCTGCGGTAGCCACGGTGTCTGGAACGGGCTTGGTTAGAGCTGTCTCGGGTGGAACCGCTGTAATCTCGGCTTGGAGCAACGACGGTGGCCTTCTCTCTAACACCACTGTCTCTGTTACAGGTAGCAGCAGCGATAGCGGCGGCGGCTGCACCATCGGCCTCGCTCCTGCTACTATCCTTCTGGCACTGCCTCTTCTGTTCCTTCGCAGGTAA